One Fundidesulfovibrio soli DNA window includes the following coding sequences:
- the gyrB gene encoding DNA topoisomerase (ATP-hydrolyzing) subunit B, with protein sequence MNQPSQPSGQTYDAASITVLEGLSAVRKRPAMYIGSTDIRGLHHLVYEVMDNSIDEAMAGYCDRIRVVIHQDNSVTVSDNGRGIPVDMHPKENRPAVEVVMTVLHAGGKFDNDAYKVSGGLHGVGVSCVNALSEHLEVLIKRGGFRYRQRYERGVPVTQVEKLGEAEGTGTTVRFLPDEEIFETADFNFATLSKRFEELAYLNSGLTIEFKDERTQEEAQVFHYEGGIRRFVKDLNSGEMAIHELISGSATVDSTMVDFALQYNAGYKEQMLTFVNNIRTQEGGTHLAGFKTALTRAINVYVEKSGLIKKLKQKLTGDDVREGLTAVLSVKIPQPQFEGQTKTKLGNSEVAGQVAKVVFDALNTYFEENPKDAKLIVDKSVDAARAREAARKAKDLVRRKGALSDNALPGKLADCQSKSPELSELFIVEGDSAGGSAKQGRDPKFQAILPLRGKILNVEKTRFDKMLGNKEIRALITAMGPGIGENEVDLQKLRYHKIVIMTDADVDGAHIRTLLLTFFYRQYQELIERGYLYIAQPPLYRVHKGDWERFIKDEKELSGFLLSRVTEDLSVTCQSGAVLNDGPLQEILAKIQLLQTRFGEAQLYGIPEPLLWAFLDHPTRIQPSDFEDAGDGAGIDALRAFLAEREYTLSLDVEQDEAGESRTWCVFVNRNAVKTRLALEFFSSRVYRACWNTLNELRQTLGGEEFTLTRKEASQSVKGVFVLLKTVLDEAHKGINIQRYKGLGEMNPVQLWETTMNPDKRTFLRVSIDDAVEADDIFSDLMGDKVEPRREFIERNALSVKELDI encoded by the coding sequence ATGAACCAGCCTTCCCAGCCTTCCGGTCAAACGTACGACGCCGCATCCATAACCGTCCTGGAGGGGCTCTCCGCGGTACGCAAGCGCCCCGCCATGTACATAGGCTCCACGGACATCCGTGGCCTGCACCACCTCGTGTACGAGGTCATGGACAACTCCATCGACGAGGCCATGGCCGGCTATTGCGACCGCATCCGGGTGGTCATCCACCAGGACAACTCGGTCACCGTCTCCGATAACGGCCGCGGCATCCCCGTGGACATGCACCCCAAGGAGAACCGCCCGGCCGTCGAAGTGGTCATGACCGTGCTGCACGCGGGCGGCAAGTTCGACAACGACGCCTACAAGGTCTCCGGCGGCCTGCACGGCGTTGGCGTCTCCTGCGTGAACGCCCTGTCCGAGCACCTCGAGGTTCTGATCAAGCGCGGAGGCTTCCGCTACCGCCAGCGCTACGAGCGCGGCGTGCCCGTGACCCAGGTGGAGAAGCTGGGCGAGGCCGAGGGAACCGGCACCACCGTGCGCTTCCTGCCCGACGAGGAGATCTTCGAGACCGCCGATTTCAATTTCGCCACCCTGTCCAAGCGCTTCGAGGAGCTGGCCTACCTCAACTCCGGCCTGACCATCGAATTCAAGGACGAGCGCACCCAGGAGGAGGCCCAGGTTTTCCATTACGAGGGCGGCATCCGCCGCTTCGTGAAGGACCTCAACTCCGGCGAAATGGCCATCCACGAGCTCATCTCCGGCAGCGCCACCGTGGACTCCACCATGGTGGACTTCGCCCTGCAGTACAACGCGGGCTACAAGGAGCAGATGCTCACCTTCGTCAACAACATCCGCACCCAGGAGGGCGGCACCCACCTGGCGGGCTTCAAGACCGCGCTGACGAGGGCCATCAACGTCTACGTCGAGAAATCCGGGCTCATCAAGAAGCTCAAGCAGAAGCTCACCGGCGACGACGTGCGCGAAGGCCTCACCGCCGTGCTCTCCGTGAAGATTCCCCAGCCGCAGTTCGAGGGCCAGACCAAGACCAAGCTGGGCAACTCCGAGGTGGCGGGCCAGGTGGCCAAGGTGGTGTTCGACGCGCTCAACACCTACTTCGAAGAGAACCCCAAGGACGCCAAGCTCATCGTCGACAAGAGCGTTGACGCCGCCCGGGCCCGCGAGGCCGCGCGCAAGGCCAAGGATCTTGTGCGCCGCAAGGGGGCCCTCTCGGACAACGCCCTGCCCGGCAAGCTGGCGGACTGCCAGTCCAAGAGCCCGGAGCTCTCCGAACTGTTCATCGTCGAGGGCGACTCGGCAGGCGGTTCGGCCAAGCAGGGCCGCGACCCCAAGTTCCAGGCCATCCTGCCCCTGCGTGGCAAGATCCTCAACGTGGAGAAGACCCGCTTCGACAAGATGCTCGGCAACAAGGAGATCAGGGCCCTGATCACCGCCATGGGCCCTGGCATCGGCGAGAACGAGGTGGACCTGCAGAAGCTGCGCTACCACAAGATCGTCATCATGACCGACGCCGACGTGGACGGCGCGCACATCCGCACCCTGCTGCTGACCTTCTTCTACCGCCAGTACCAGGAGCTCATCGAGCGCGGCTACCTCTACATCGCCCAGCCCCCGCTCTACCGCGTGCACAAGGGCGACTGGGAGCGCTTCATCAAGGACGAGAAGGAGCTCTCCGGGTTCCTGCTCTCCCGCGTCACCGAGGATCTCTCCGTGACCTGCCAGAGCGGCGCCGTGCTCAACGACGGCCCCCTGCAGGAGATCCTGGCCAAAATCCAGCTCCTGCAGACCCGTTTCGGCGAGGCGCAGCTCTACGGCATCCCCGAGCCGCTGCTGTGGGCCTTCCTGGACCACCCCACCCGCATCCAGCCCTCCGACTTCGAGGACGCGGGCGACGGTGCGGGCATCGACGCGCTGCGCGCCTTCCTGGCCGAGCGCGAGTACACCCTTTCGCTCGACGTGGAGCAGGACGAAGCGGGCGAGAGCCGCACCTGGTGCGTGTTCGTGAACCGCAACGCCGTCAAGACCAGGCTGGCGCTGGAGTTCTTCTCCTCCAGGGTCTACCGGGCCTGCTGGAACACCCTGAACGAACTGCGCCAGACCCTGGGCGGCGAGGAATTCACCCTCACACGCAAGGAAGCCAGCCAGAGCGTGAAGGGAGTGTTCGTGCTGCTCAAGACCGTGCTGGACGAGGCCCACAAGGGCATCAACATCCAGCGCTACAAGGGCCTGGGCGAGATGAACCCGGTGCAGCTCTGGGAGACCACCATGAACCCGGACAAGCGCACCTTCCTGCGCGTCTCCATCGACGACGCCGTAGAAGCCGACGACATCTTCTCCGACCTCATGGGCGACAAGGTGGAGCCGCGGCGCGAGTTCATCGAACGCAACGCCCTCTCCGTGAAGGAGCTCGACATCTAG
- the gyrA gene encoding DNA gyrase subunit A, whose translation MLDQNAEDNKNISIEEELKKSYLEYSLSVIVGRAIPDVRDGLKPVHRRILFAMHELSNGWNRPYKKSARIVGDVIGKYHPHGDSAVYDALVRMAQEFSMRDPLVDGQGNFGSIDGDAAAAMRYTEVRMSRLTSEFLGDIEKETVDFRPNYDNSLEEPSVLPTKVPNLLLNGSSGIAVGMATNIPPHNLGELCDALLHIVDTPDCSVDSVIAYIHGPDFPTGASIYGGQGLLDAYRTGRGSIKMRGTVEIEPQKKGHELVVIREIPYALNKSTLVEKIAQLINEKKIDGVSDLRDESDRKGIRVVLELKRGTIPDIVINSLYKFTPLETSFGINMLVVAGNRPALLNIKQMLIHFLDHRKEVILRRSRFDLRKSEERAHILEGLRIALDNIDEVVRLIRASKTPLEAKERLMERFSLSERQSQAILDMRLQRLTNLEREKLLEEYAELLKLIEYLRSILENDEVLRGVIRDEIKDLKEKYATPRRTQVLESLEGIDIEDLIPDENVVITLSRRGYIKRTPLDTYQQQRRGGKGIAGVHTSGEDFIQSFSITTNHQYLLLFTNLGKMHQLKVHQIPEGSRTAKGQHIANLLPMDKEEFVATAITIREFSPERFFLFVTRKGMVKRTALDLYKNVRVGGIRAVNLNDGDELLDVKEVPHNAEILLATEYGQGIRFGVADVRPMGRSATGVKGIALAGKDRVASGVVFGDPERNQVLTVSANGYGKRSDVDLYRLQSRSGKGVINMKVTAKTGHVIGAAPVSETDDILLLTSANKIIRTSVASVRNVGRAAQGVTLVAMDNGDQVVGFDIVESESSPSQQPEKPDTV comes from the coding sequence GTGCTCGACCAGAACGCTGAAGACAACAAGAACATCTCCATCGAGGAAGAACTCAAGAAGTCCTACCTCGAATACTCCCTCTCGGTCATCGTGGGGCGCGCCATCCCGGACGTGCGCGACGGCCTCAAGCCCGTGCACAGGCGCATCCTCTTCGCCATGCACGAGCTCTCCAACGGGTGGAACAGGCCGTACAAGAAGTCCGCGCGCATCGTGGGCGACGTCATCGGTAAATACCACCCCCACGGCGATTCCGCGGTCTACGACGCCCTGGTGCGCATGGCCCAGGAATTCTCCATGCGCGACCCCCTGGTGGACGGGCAGGGCAACTTCGGCTCCATCGACGGCGACGCCGCGGCGGCCATGCGTTACACCGAAGTGCGCATGTCCCGCCTGACGAGCGAGTTCCTGGGGGACATCGAGAAGGAGACGGTCGATTTCCGGCCCAACTACGACAACTCCCTGGAAGAGCCCTCGGTGCTGCCCACCAAGGTGCCCAACTTGCTGCTCAACGGCAGCTCGGGCATCGCGGTCGGCATGGCCACCAACATCCCGCCCCACAACCTGGGCGAGCTCTGCGACGCGCTCCTGCACATCGTGGACACCCCGGACTGCTCCGTCGATTCAGTCATCGCCTACATCCACGGGCCTGACTTCCCCACCGGGGCCTCCATCTACGGCGGGCAGGGCCTGCTGGACGCCTACCGCACGGGGCGCGGCTCCATCAAGATGCGCGGCACCGTGGAGATCGAGCCCCAGAAGAAGGGCCACGAGCTGGTGGTCATCCGGGAGATTCCCTACGCGCTGAACAAATCCACCCTGGTGGAGAAGATCGCCCAGCTGATCAACGAGAAGAAGATCGACGGCGTGTCCGACCTGCGCGACGAGTCCGACCGCAAGGGCATCCGGGTCGTGCTGGAGCTCAAGCGCGGCACAATCCCGGACATCGTGATCAACAGCCTCTACAAGTTCACCCCGCTGGAGACCAGCTTCGGCATCAACATGCTGGTGGTGGCGGGCAACCGCCCGGCGCTTCTGAACATCAAGCAGATGCTCATCCACTTCCTGGACCACCGCAAGGAAGTGATCCTGCGCCGCTCCCGCTTCGACCTGCGAAAGAGCGAGGAGAGGGCCCACATCCTCGAGGGCCTGCGCATCGCCCTGGACAATATCGACGAGGTGGTGCGCCTGATCCGGGCCTCCAAGACGCCGCTCGAGGCCAAGGAGCGCCTCATGGAGCGCTTCTCCCTGTCGGAGCGCCAGTCCCAGGCTATTCTGGACATGCGCCTGCAGCGCCTGACCAACCTGGAGCGCGAGAAGCTGCTTGAGGAATACGCCGAGCTGCTCAAACTCATCGAGTACCTGCGCTCCATCCTGGAGAACGACGAGGTGCTGCGCGGCGTCATCCGCGACGAAATCAAGGACCTCAAGGAAAAGTACGCCACCCCCAGGCGCACCCAGGTGCTGGAGAGCCTCGAAGGCATCGACATCGAGGACCTCATCCCAGACGAGAACGTGGTCATCACGCTCTCCCGCCGCGGCTACATCAAGCGCACCCCGCTGGACACCTACCAGCAGCAGCGCCGGGGCGGCAAAGGCATCGCCGGGGTGCACACCTCCGGCGAGGACTTCATCCAGAGCTTCTCCATCACCACCAACCACCAGTACCTGCTGCTCTTCACCAACCTGGGCAAGATGCACCAGCTCAAGGTGCACCAGATCCCCGAGGGCTCCCGTACGGCCAAGGGCCAGCACATCGCCAACCTGCTGCCCATGGACAAGGAAGAGTTCGTGGCCACGGCCATCACTATCCGCGAATTCTCCCCCGAGCGCTTCTTCCTGTTCGTGACCCGCAAGGGCATGGTCAAGCGCACCGCGCTGGACCTGTACAAGAACGTTCGCGTGGGCGGCATCCGGGCCGTGAACCTCAACGACGGCGACGAGCTGCTGGACGTGAAGGAAGTTCCCCACAACGCCGAGATCCTGCTGGCCACCGAATACGGGCAGGGCATCCGCTTCGGGGTGGCCGACGTGAGGCCCATGGGCCGCAGCGCCACCGGCGTGAAGGGCATCGCCCTTGCCGGGAAGGACCGCGTGGCTTCGGGCGTTGTCTTCGGCGATCCCGAGCGCAACCAGGTGCTCACCGTTTCCGCCAACGGCTACGGCAAGCGCTCCGACGTGGACCTCTACCGCCTGCAGAGCCGCAGCGGCAAGGGCGTGATCAACATGAAGGTCACGGCCAAGACCGGCCATGTCATCGGGGCGGCCCCGGTCTCCGAGACGGACGACATCCTGCTGCTCACTTCGGCCAACAAGATCATCCGCACCTCGGTGGCCTCCGTGCGCAACGTGGGACGCGCGGCACAGGGCGTGACCCTGGTGGCCATGGACAATGGGGATCAGGTTGTCGGGTTCGACATCGTGGAATCCGAATCATCGCCGAGCCAGCAGCCGGAAAAACCCGATACCGTCTAA
- a CDS encoding fluoride efflux transporter FluC, whose translation MGRKLLYIALAGAAGTLARFFLSNAVQRICGADFSWGTWAVNVLGCFLFGLVWVLSEERFLFSSETRLIVLVGFMGAFTTFSTYIFESAAFGTDGQVLRMAANLLGQNIAGFAALFLGMASGRIV comes from the coding sequence ATGGGCCGGAAACTGCTCTATATCGCGTTGGCGGGCGCGGCTGGAACCCTAGCCCGTTTTTTCCTTTCAAACGCGGTACAGAGGATTTGTGGGGCCGACTTTTCCTGGGGCACCTGGGCGGTGAACGTGCTCGGGTGCTTCCTGTTCGGCCTGGTCTGGGTGCTCTCGGAGGAGAGGTTCCTGTTCTCCTCCGAAACCCGGCTCATCGTCCTGGTGGGCTTCATGGGAGCCTTCACCACCTTCTCCACCTACATCTTCGAGAGCGCCGCGTTCGGTACGGACGGGCAGGTTCTGCGCATGGCCGCGAACCTGCTCGGCCAGAACATCGCCGGGTTCGCCGCCCTTTTCCTGGGCATGGCCAGCGGGAGGATCGTCTGA
- a CDS encoding DUF190 domain-containing protein — MQWTTLERLRIYMGENDRHEGKPTHEHLVRRASESGLAGATVLRGMMGYGGHKQIHTAKILVLSGEMPVIVEIIDRAGKLEDFCRENEAALSTVLVTRDSVSAWVREQSGD, encoded by the coding sequence ATGCAATGGACCACCCTTGAGCGGCTGCGCATCTACATGGGCGAGAACGACCGCCACGAAGGCAAGCCCACCCACGAGCATCTGGTCCGCCGGGCCTCGGAGTCTGGCCTGGCCGGAGCCACCGTGCTGCGCGGGATGATGGGCTACGGCGGGCACAAGCAGATCCACACGGCCAAGATCCTGGTTCTTTCTGGCGAGATGCCCGTGATCGTTGAGATCATCGACAGGGCCGGCAAGCTGGAAGATTTCTGCCGGGAGAACGAAGCCGCGCTTTCAACTGTGCTCGTTACGCGCGACAGCGTCTCGGCCTGGGTGCGTGAGCAGTCGGGGGACTAA
- a CDS encoding SemiSWEET family sugar transporter: MEKLFQEGLGIAAGCLTTASYLPQVLHTWRSRSVSDISLRMYVLLCSGVALWLLYGVVIDSIAVMAANGVSLVLTLAIMAMKVRFGRDQRTSGDT; encoded by the coding sequence GTGGAAAAGCTGTTTCAGGAGGGGTTGGGCATCGCGGCGGGTTGTCTGACCACCGCGTCATATTTGCCGCAGGTGCTGCACACCTGGCGTTCGCGCTCCGTGTCGGACATCTCCCTGCGGATGTACGTTCTGCTCTGTTCCGGGGTGGCGCTCTGGCTCCTCTACGGGGTGGTCATCGACTCGATCGCGGTCATGGCCGCCAACGGCGTGAGCCTCGTGCTCACATTGGCCATCATGGCCATGAAAGTGCGCTTCGGGAGGGATCAGCGCACATCCGGCGATACTTAG
- the coaBC gene encoding bifunctional phosphopantothenoylcysteine decarboxylase/phosphopantothenate--cysteine ligase CoaBC produces the protein MLPHHLKFTVHHGERVHLGVTGSIAAYKSLELLRILGELELIVSVTLTEAATRFITPLSFESLGASHVYSGMWNGSDSAFGHLEPSQEARCMVIAPATANTIAKLAHGLADELLSTQALAFAGPMLVAPAMNPRLWDAKPTQHNLAMLRDRGVTVIEPECGQMACGETGKGRMPNPHDIAAQVLKAMTNPDMAGSRVLVSLGPTREFFDPARYWSNPSTGLMGAALAMAAWLRGADVTVVHGPVDIWLPGSIRRIAVRTAQEMFDACTGIWSRQDYGIMTAAVSDFSPVPYGNEKFKKRSMESDEIMIPFRTNPDILRTLGANKAEGQRLMGFCAETSDLARYASMKLKEKNCDMMVANSIAVTGPDASSGFAAKTNQVLVVDSVGRSEQWPTLTKTEVAWRLLEWMTQLLP, from the coding sequence ATGCTGCCACACCATCTGAAATTCACCGTGCATCACGGCGAGCGCGTGCACCTGGGAGTAACCGGGAGCATCGCAGCGTACAAGTCCCTTGAGCTGCTGCGCATCCTGGGCGAGCTGGAACTCATCGTGAGCGTGACGCTCACTGAGGCGGCCACGCGCTTCATCACCCCGCTGAGTTTCGAATCCCTGGGCGCGAGCCATGTCTATTCCGGCATGTGGAACGGGTCCGACAGCGCCTTCGGCCATCTGGAGCCCTCCCAGGAGGCCCGGTGCATGGTCATCGCCCCGGCCACCGCGAACACCATCGCCAAGCTGGCCCACGGGCTCGCCGACGAGCTCCTCTCCACGCAGGCCCTGGCTTTCGCCGGGCCCATGCTGGTAGCCCCGGCCATGAACCCGCGCCTCTGGGACGCCAAGCCCACCCAGCATAACCTGGCCATGTTGCGGGACCGCGGCGTGACCGTCATCGAGCCCGAGTGCGGCCAGATGGCTTGCGGCGAAACGGGCAAAGGGCGCATGCCCAACCCCCACGACATCGCCGCGCAGGTGCTCAAGGCCATGACCAATCCCGACATGGCGGGCTCCCGCGTGCTGGTTTCGCTTGGGCCCACGCGCGAATTCTTCGACCCCGCCAGATACTGGTCCAACCCCTCCACCGGGCTCATGGGCGCCGCCCTGGCCATGGCCGCCTGGCTTCGCGGCGCGGACGTCACAGTCGTGCACGGGCCAGTGGACATCTGGCTGCCCGGCAGCATCAGGCGCATCGCCGTGCGGACCGCGCAGGAGATGTTCGATGCCTGCACAGGCATCTGGAGCCGGCAGGACTACGGCATCATGACCGCGGCGGTCTCCGATTTCTCGCCTGTTCCCTACGGCAATGAGAAGTTCAAAAAGCGCAGCATGGAATCTGACGAGATCATGATCCCCTTCAGGACCAATCCCGACATCCTGCGCACCCTCGGGGCCAACAAGGCGGAGGGGCAGAGGCTGATGGGCTTCTGCGCCGAGACCTCGGACCTGGCCCGCTACGCCTCCATGAAGCTCAAGGAGAAAAACTGCGACATGATGGTGGCCAACTCCATCGCTGTCACGGGCCCTGACGCTTCCAGCGGCTTCGCCGCCAAGACCAATCAGGTGCTCGTGGTGGATTCCGTCGGCCGCAGCGAGCAGTGGCCCACACTGACCAAGACGGAAGTTGCCTGGAGGCTCCTGGAATGGATGACACAACTTTTGCCCTGA